In Thalassospira marina, the following are encoded in one genomic region:
- a CDS encoding TrbG/VirB9 family P-type conjugative transfer protein → MKNRLRKFAWTVALATLLVALAAVFVIHNARAQTAAFTSGRPPMPGQRQNGNSQANSANAGNQPTDAATPANPAPKVPTMPVPDSVVKQAKDQAEGRFGPMVRPRTSGQIQDAWDYAEKNDGVYVTDMCETCTYRVRTREYLVTLIELPAGEEITRIDVGDPRSWSVNKRDERRIAIRPASYGYDTSMIVYGGSGHVYPFYLRAEGVNSINMPDLLVRLKGSVTTRDDMTVAMVRPQQRLRYGSGVQQTRLQNEAGIILPDPVTGQYHDIQEIPLDNQGNPIQLTGPDGTPLESDYQPRVTGYYQGRPIIENMPTGTADAPGSTTRPDLVAGRFDRNGNLVAPLNYDGSMPVFSDETGQIITRQTANGDGTAGETTGQTTGNAATGKTSSGVTITRTKNGIVTGQGRSYSNQPVARIDTSDTVSNTPDNTASGTVAKSATSNPAGADDSEMAKAVHDLSDTDPGTPKDDFIADAGFDPNKLRGWGDYDLWGDDELRPITVFRDDYFTYIRFGERWKDLELPTAYVVVDGLDELVNTRIQGHTYIVESTQRLISLKSGKKFLCIEYEGD, encoded by the coding sequence ATGAAAAACCGTCTTCGCAAATTCGCCTGGACTGTGGCACTGGCCACCCTGCTGGTTGCACTGGCTGCCGTTTTTGTCATCCATAATGCGCGCGCCCAAACCGCCGCGTTTACCTCCGGCCGGCCGCCCATGCCGGGACAGCGGCAAAATGGCAACAGCCAGGCCAATTCCGCAAATGCTGGCAACCAGCCAACAGATGCCGCCACACCGGCCAATCCGGCCCCGAAAGTGCCGACCATGCCGGTCCCTGATTCTGTCGTCAAACAGGCCAAGGACCAGGCCGAGGGCCGCTTTGGTCCCATGGTCCGCCCGCGTACCAGCGGCCAGATCCAGGATGCCTGGGATTATGCCGAGAAGAATGACGGGGTTTATGTCACCGATATGTGTGAAACCTGCACCTATCGGGTGCGGACCCGGGAATATCTCGTCACCCTGATCGAACTTCCGGCCGGTGAGGAAATCACCCGTATTGATGTCGGTGATCCGCGCAGCTGGTCGGTCAATAAACGCGATGAACGGCGCATTGCCATTCGTCCGGCCAGTTACGGCTATGACACCTCCATGATTGTTTATGGCGGGTCGGGCCATGTCTATCCCTTCTATCTGCGGGCAGAAGGGGTCAATTCCATCAATATGCCCGACCTTCTGGTGCGCCTGAAAGGCTCGGTCACAACCCGTGACGACATGACCGTGGCCATGGTCCGCCCGCAGCAACGCCTGCGCTATGGCAGCGGGGTACAGCAGACCAGATTGCAAAACGAAGCCGGGATTATCCTGCCTGATCCTGTCACCGGTCAATATCACGACATTCAGGAAATCCCGCTTGATAACCAGGGCAACCCGATCCAGTTGACCGGTCCCGATGGCACACCGCTTGAAAGCGACTATCAACCCCGTGTCACCGGCTATTACCAGGGCCGCCCGATCATTGAAAACATGCCAACCGGCACGGCTGACGCCCCTGGCAGCACCACCCGCCCCGATCTGGTCGCCGGACGGTTCGATCGCAACGGCAATCTAGTTGCCCCGCTTAACTATGATGGCAGCATGCCGGTTTTTAGCGATGAAACCGGCCAGATCATTACCCGGCAAACGGCTAATGGGGATGGAACGGCAGGTGAAACGACAGGCCAGACAACAGGCAATGCCGCGACTGGCAAAACCAGCTCCGGCGTCACAATCACCCGTACCAAAAACGGCATCGTTACCGGCCAGGGGCGCAGCTACAGCAATCAGCCGGTCGCCCGGATCGATACATCAGACACGGTATCGAACACACCGGACAACACTGCTTCAGGAACAGTCGCCAAATCTGCAACAAGCAATCCTGCAGGCGCTGACGACAGCGAGATGGCGAAAGCCGTTCATGATCTCAGTGATACCGATCCTGGCACGCCGAAGGACGATTTTATTGCCGATGCCGGCTTTGATCCCAACAAGCTGCGCGGCTGGGGGGATTATGACCTGTGGGGCGATGATGAACTGCGCCCGATCACGGTGTTTCGCGATGACTATTTTACCTATATCCGCTTTGGCGAGCGCTGGAAGGATCTTGAACTGCCGACCGCCTATGTCGTGGTCGATGGGTTGGACGAGCTGGTCAATACCCGCATCCAGGGTCACACCTATATTGTCGAAAGCACCCAGCGCCTGATCTCGCTTAAAAGCGGCAAGAAGTTCCTCTGCATTGAATATGAGGGGGACTGA
- a CDS encoding VirB8/TrbF family protein, producing the protein MARLTLKRKRKDAPPLPKGRHASIAENDPYGFQASHRRLAWMCRMLTASVVVLGAGQVVSLQTISALVPLKEKEFVFVRTYGADDRTYQIEPISKQVDGFDLFLEATARRFIRILLAIDPVTQEERLREASKLSSLAYWEQFRKERIATGELRDALDRGVVRKIDVETINRVASLTDDYKFAIDFIQTDTINGRPLGQPQRLRAYLSLITRPQQDVPVAEKYTNPFGLTVTGLVLRKRNPSGAGE; encoded by the coding sequence ATGGCGCGGCTAACCCTGAAGCGAAAGCGCAAGGACGCCCCGCCCCTTCCCAAAGGGCGTCATGCCAGCATCGCGGAAAACGACCCATACGGCTTTCAGGCCAGCCATCGCCGTCTCGCCTGGATGTGCCGCATGCTGACCGCCTCGGTCGTGGTGCTGGGTGCTGGCCAGGTGGTGTCATTGCAAACCATCTCGGCCCTGGTGCCGCTCAAGGAAAAGGAATTTGTCTTTGTCCGTACCTATGGCGCGGATGATCGCACCTATCAGATCGAACCGATCTCAAAGCAGGTCGATGGTTTTGATCTGTTCCTTGAAGCAACCGCCCGGCGCTTTATTCGCATTCTGCTGGCGATTGATCCTGTCACCCAGGAAGAACGGCTGCGCGAAGCCTCCAAGCTGTCGTCATTGGCCTATTGGGAACAGTTTCGCAAGGAACGGATTGCCACTGGCGAGTTGCGCGATGCACTGGATCGCGGGGTGGTGCGCAAGATCGATGTTGAGACCATCAACCGGGTGGCCAGCCTGACCGATGATTACAAGTTCGCCATCGATTTCATCCAGACCGACACGATCAATGGCCGCCCGCTGGGCCAGCCGCAGCGCCTGCGCGCTTACCTCTCGCTGATCACGCGCCCGCAACAGGATGTGCCGGTCGCAGAAAAATACACCAATCCCTTCGGCCTTACCGTGACCGGACTGGTCTTGCGCAAACGCAACCCGTCCGGCGCAGGAGAATAA